From the Solanum pennellii chromosome 4, SPENNV200 genome, one window contains:
- the LOC107017164 gene encoding uncharacterized protein DDB_G0271670 — translation MGSCISKCNPQKNRQEDDDDQHHECVKDKLVISQAPVSPKIHVPSSTIQPPRKLISSSPSSSSSSCSVSLSSISSTATNVTLSSSLSSSSSSSSSSYFKDRSFSNDFLLSCAREHDHILDIKKNKVSHQNTSTMSTIDKKYTRSPSLSSSTTLSKPPSPRRECNSTTTPKKRPRANSPIMVRQKSFRKEDDQQLMIKGGNIGNNNTSSITSTYHHFPSTRTTLKSPSPSRRFPSNSNGDMKENSFRKSIASKGNNGSVISRSSSLRRDQNHLTPKNEGKMRNNVFPISPKIDEMEIGEEVKSNDQDFDSLLMEDINNPLIALDCFIFL, via the coding sequence atgggttcttgcattagtAAATGCAATCCCCAAAAAAATCGtcaagaagatgatgatgatcaaCATCATGAATGTGTTAAAGATAAACTTGTGATATCACAAGCTCCcgtatcaccaaaaattcatgttCCTTCTTCAACTATCCAACCACCTCGAAAACTTAtatcttcttctccttcttcgtcttcttcttcttgttcagTATCTCTTTCATCGATTTCTTCTACTGCAACAAATGTTACGTTATCTTCATCTTTGTCATCGTCATCTTCCTCCTCTTCCTCCTCTTATTTCAAGGATCGTTCTTTCTCGAATGATTTCTTGTTGTCTTGTGCACGAGAACATGACCATATACTTGACatcaagaaaaacaaagttaGTCATCAAAATACATCAACCATGTCTACAATTGACAAGAAATACACGCGATCaccatcattatcatcatcaaccACTTTGTCCAAACCACCAAGTCCTCGAAGAGAGTGCAATTCAACAACGACCCCTAAGAAAAGGCCACGTGCCAATTCACCAATCATGGTTAGACAAAAGAGTTTTAGAAAAGAAGATGATCAACAACTCATGATCAAAGGAGGTAACATTggtaataataatacttcaagtattACCTCCACCTATCATCATTTTCCTAGTACTAGAACAACCCTAAAATCGCCATCTCCAAGTCGAAGATTTCCTTCAAATTCGAATGGTGACATGAAGGAGAACTCATTTAGAAAATCAATAGCTTCAAAAGGTAACAATGGAAGTGTTATATCAAGATCATCATCTCTAAGAAGAGATCAGAATCATTTGACTccaaaaaatgaaggaaaaatgAGAAATAATGTTTTTCCAATTTCTCCAAAGATTGATGAAATGGAAATTGGAGAAGA